One Setaria viridis chromosome 3, Setaria_viridis_v4.0, whole genome shotgun sequence DNA window includes the following coding sequences:
- the LOC117847872 gene encoding uncharacterized protein gives MALLPRTARLALLSASPRAYSSSSSAAAASPHPAPYGGAPPPTPMSKAAEFVVSKIDDLMNWARRGSIWPMTFGLACCAVEMMHAGASRYDFDRFGVIFRPSPRQSDCMIVAGTLTNKMAPALRKVYDQMPEPRWVISMGSCANGGGYYHYSYSVVRGCDRIVPVDIYVPGCPPTAEALLYGVLQLQKKINRRKDFLHWWTK, from the exons ATGGCGCTCCTCCCGCGCACGGCGCGGCTGGCGCTCCTCTCCGCCTCCCCGCGcgcctactcctcctcctcctcggccgccgcggcgagcccCCACCCCGCGCCGTACGGCGGGGCGCCGCCTCCCACGCCGATGTCGAAGGCAGCGGAGTTCGTGGTCTCGAAGATCGACGACCTCATGAACTGGGCTCGGCGGGGCTCGATCTGGCCCATGACGTTCGGGCTGGCGTGCTGCGCCGTCGAGATGATGCACGCCGGCGCCTCCCGCTACGACTTCGACCGCTTCGGCGTCATCTTCCGCCCCTCGCCGCGCCAGTCCGACTGCATGATCGTCGCCGGCACGCTCACCAACAAGATGGCGCCCGCGCTTCGCAA AGTCTATGACCAGATGCCAGAGCCTCGCTGGGTAATTTCGATGGGCAGCTGCGCCAATGGTGGCGGATACTACCACTACTCCTACTCCGTTGTGCGGGGATGCGACCGGATCGTCCCCGTGGACATCTACGTCCCTGGATGCCCGCCGACCGCCGAAGCCCTGCTATACGGCGTTCTTCAGCTGCAGAAGAAGATCAACAGGCGCAAGGATTTCCTCCACTGGTGGACCAAGTAA
- the LOC117848402 gene encoding probable starch synthase 4, chloroplastic/amyloplastic, with product MACSAAAAGAEATALLFRGPAPSSIAGRSRLAVSRRTRHRNLRTGAQPPQKSTPSANYRNRVNIQRDRAGASSDDEHQQNSDDENGLPNVQLEDLVGMIQNTEKNILLLNQARLQALERADKILKEKEALQRKMSILEIKLSETGAQSELSSEGKSDTEAQEFDVLKEENMLLKDDINFLKSKLIEITETEESLFKLEKERAILDASLRELECAFIAAQSDMLKLGPMQHDAWWEKVENLEELLESTANQVEHAALILDGYHDFQEKIDKLEASLGATKISEFCLYFVDLLKKRVKSVEERFQACNHEMHSQIELYEHSIVEFHDTLSKLIKESEKKSMEHYAEGMPSEFWSRISLLIDGWSLEKKISSNDANILREMAWTRDNRLREAYLSSRGMAERELIDSFLKMALPGTSSGLHIVHIAAEMAPVAKVGGLADVISGLGKALQKKGHLVEIILPKYDCMQHNQINNLKVLDVVVQSYFEGNTFANKIWTGTVEGLPVYFIEPQHPGKFFWRAQYYGEHDDFKRFSYFSRVALELLYQSGKKVDIIHCHDWQTAFVAPLYWDVYANLGFNSARICFTCHNFEYQGTAPAQDLAYCGLDVEHLDRPDRMRDNSHGRINVVKGAIVYSNIVTTVSPTYAQEVRSEGGRGLQDTLKIHSKKFVGILNGIDTDTWNPSTDRFLKVQYSANDLYGKSANKASLRKQLKMSSANASQPLVGCITRLVPQKGVHLIRHAIYKTAELGGQFVLLGSSPVPNIQREFEGIADQFQNNNNIRLLLKYDDALSHMIFAASDMFIVPSMFEPCGLTQMIAMRYGSVPVVRKTGGLNDSVFDFDDETIPMELRNGFTFLKADEQGFDSALERAFNYYHRKPEVWKQLVQKDMKIDFSWDTSASQYEDIYQRAAARARAAA from the exons TAGAGCTGGAGCTTCCAGTGATGATGAGCACCAACAG AATTCTGATGATGAAAATGGCCTACCAAACGTTCAACTGGAAGATTTGGTAGGAATGATACAAAATACTGAGAAGA ATATATTGCTTCTGAATCAAGCTCGTCTTCAGGCATTGGAACGTGCTGACAAAATTCTTAAAGAGAAGGAAGCTTTGCAACGGAAGATGAGCATTTTAGAGATAAAATTATCAGAAACTGGTGCACAATCTGAGCTTTCTAGTGAAGGAAAGTCTGATACAGAGGCTCAGGAGTTTGATGTACTAAAGGAAGAGAATATGCTACTGAAGGATGACATAAATTTTCTTAAATCAAAGCTTATTGAGATAACTGAGACAGAAGAGAGTCTATTCAAGCTGGAGAAAGAGCGTGCTATTTTAGATGCTTCACTTAGGGAGCTAGAGTGTGCATTTATAGCTGCCCAATCTGATATGCTGAAACTTGGTCCTATGCAACATGATGCCTGGTGGGAGAAAGTAGAGAATTTGGAAGAATTGCTTGAGTCCACAGCAAACCAAGTCGAGCATGCTGCTCTGATACTAGATGGCTATCATGATTTCCAGGAGAAGATTGACAAACTAGAAGCATCATTGGGAGCAACAAAAATATCAGAGTTCTGTCTTTATTTTGTTGATCTTTTGAAGAAAAGGGTAAAATCAGTAGAAGAACGCTTCCAAGCATGTAATCATGAAATGCATTCTCAAATCGAACTTTATGAACACTCAATAGTGGAGTTTCATGATACTCTCAGCAAACTAATAAAGGAAAGTGAGAAAAAGTCAATGGAGCATTATGCAGAAGGCATGCCATCAGAGTTCTGGAGTAGGATCTCTCTTCTGATTGATGGGTGGTCACTTGAGAAGAAAATATCCAGCAATGATGCAAATATATTAAGAGAAATGGCTTGGACAAGGGATAATCGCCTTCGGGAAGCATACTTGTCATCTAGAGGAATGGCAGAGAGGGAACTAATAGATAGTTTTCTAAAGATGGCACTGCCAGGAACCAG TTCTGGTCTGCACATTGTCCACATAGCAGCAGAGATGGCTCCTGTTGCAAAG GTTGGTGGTTTGGCAGATGTGATCTCTGGTCTTGGGAAGGCACTCCAAAAAAAAGGGCACCTAGTAGAGATTATTCTTCCAAAATATGACTGCATGCAGCATAACCAAATTAATAATCTTAAG GTTCTAGATGTTGTGGTACAGTCCTACTTTGAGGGAAATACGTTTGCCAACAAAATATGGACTGGGACTGTTGAAG GCCTTCCTGTCTACTTTATTGAGCCGCAGCATCCAGGTAAGTTCTTCTGGAGGGCACAATACTATGGAGAGCATGATGACTTCAAACGTTTTTCCTACTTTAGCCGTGTGGCACTGGAATTACTTTACCAATCTGGGAAGAAAGTTGACATAATTCATTGTCATGACTGGCAGACTGCATTTGTT GCCCCTCTTTATTGGGATGTATATGCAAATCTGGGCTTCAACTCAGCTAGAATTTGTTTTACCTGTCACAATTTCGAATATCAAGGAACTGCTCCAGCTCAGGATTTAGCATACTGTGGCCTTGATGTTGAGCACCTGGATAGACCAGACAGAATGCGGGATAATTCACATGGCAGAATAAATGTTGTTAAG GGTGCAATTGTGTATTCCAACATTGTCACAACTGTGTCACCAACATATGCTCAAGAGGTGCGCTCAGAG GGCGGGCGTGGGCTCCAAGATACACTCAAAATACATTCCAAGAAATTTGTTGGGATACTTAATGGCATCGACACTGATACATGGAATCCTTCTACAGATAGGTTTCTCAAGGTCCAATATAGTGCTAATGATCTATATGGAAAATCAGCAAACAAAGCATCTCTCAGGAAGCAGCTCAAGATGTCTTCTGCAAATGCTTCCCAACCGCTA GTTGGTTGCATTACAAGGCTAGTTCCTCAAAAGGGTGTACATCTCATCAGGCATGCAATATATAAAACAGCTGAGTTAGGCGGACAGTTTGTTCTTCTAGGTTCCAGTCCAGTACCAAACATTCAG AGGGAGTTTGAGGGTATCGCAGACCAATTCCAGAACAATAACAACATCAGGCTGCTTTTGAAGTACGATGATGCTCTATCCCATATGATTTTTGCAGCATCAGACATGTTTATTGTTCCTTCTATGTTTGAGCCATGTGGCCTCACTCAG ATGATAGCTATGCGATATGGTTCTGTGCCAGTTGTTCGGAAAACTGGTGGTCTGAATGACAG TGTCTTCGATTTCGATGATGAAACAATACCCATGGAATTGCGAAATGGCTTCACCTTTTTAAAGGCAGATGAGCAG GGTTTTGATAGTGCATTGGAAAGAGCTTTCAACTACTACCATAGAAAACCTGAAGTCTGGAAACAGCTGGTACAGAAAGACATGAAGATAGATTTCAGCTGGGATACTTCAGCTTCGCAATACGAAGACATCTACCAGAGAGCAGCTGCTCGAGCGAGGGCAGCAGCATAA